A window of Maioricimonas rarisocia genomic DNA:
CGCCCGGCCGCCGGGGGTTCACGACCCACACGTGGAAGAAGCGTCGCAGCAAGCTACAGGTGACTGTGCAGGTGGCGATCGTGCCGAACCCGAAGACGAAGCAGAAAACTCCTCTGCTGTATGCCTACCATGGGCGGCTGCCGAACCTGACGTACTGCCGGGAGCTGTACCGGAAACGTTTCGGGATCGAGACCAGCTATCGGGAGAGCCGCCATTGTCGGGCCTGGACGACGACGCGAAAAGAGAACTGGCGTCGCTTCCTGCAGATCCTGTCGTTCATCCTCGCCAATGCCTGGGCACTGCTCACTCTGGGGCAACAGAAGAAGCCATGGCGTGAACGTCTGACGCAGCAGCATTTCCAGCAGCAGTTAATCGAGCTTCTTGACCTGCCGACCACGCAAGTGCTGACACAAGAACCCTCTGTGGCGATCACCTAAGCTTGGAACTACTGAGGAATGTCTGCCCCACTTACGCGTGGCGGCTCTTCAGAAACGATTGTGGCAATTGCTCACGGAGGTTGGCCCGGACACAGGATGAGTCCGGGTGGCGCAGCCACAGGAAGACGTGTGCGAGCGTGGGAACAGGTCAGAAGTCCCTCGCGCAATGACCATGCCGGGACCAGTCCCAGCCTACCCTGCTGGACAGGAAAGCTTCCCGGGCCGCCCACCACATTCGTCCAGGTGGGGCAGGCATTCCTGCCTGCCCTGACGCTCACCAGCCGGGCACCGTTCACATCGCTCGAGCGGTTTCCAGGACAGCACCTTGTCGGGTGGCTTGCGCTCGTCGCGCAGCGACGCCCCCAGCACGCTCGCATCGGGTTGACCCGGCAGCTCACGCAGCCGGCTCGCCTGTGACTCTGTACGGAGTCGATCCCGCACTGCCGGATCGCCGGCTCACCGTCCCAGGCGGGGCCAGCGCAGACGCGTGCGTCGCTTCGAAATCCTCAGTCGGGTCACCGTCTCGCCATTCAGAAAGCGCAGCAGGTCCGATGCCAGTGGCCCGGCAGACGGATAGCGGTCATCGGGATTGCTGGCGACGGCATTCAGGATAATCGTCTCCAGGCTCTTCGGCACGGTCCGCTCGATACTCCGTGGAGGAGGGAGGTCGCCTCTCACGATGCGATCGATCACGTCGCTGCGCTTCTCGGCCGCGAAGACAGGAGTCCGCGTGCAGAGTTCATACAGCGTGATCCCCAGTGAATAGACGTCGCTGCGTTCGTCTCCACGACCTTCGAAGCGTTCCGGTGCCATGTACCGCAGGGTGCCGTTGATACGTCCGTCGGAAGAGAGCGAGTCGGCATCGAGCGAGTGTGCGAGGCCGAAGTCGGTCATCCAGAGGTGCCCGCGACCGTCGACGAGCAGGTTGCCCGGCTTGATGTCGTTGTGGAGCGTTCCCTGTCCATGCGCGTACCGCAGCGCGTGAGCCGCCTGAACGGCCAGCTTGGCGAAGGTGCTCCAGGAATCCCGGCGGAGCGTGCCGGACGGGAGTTCACCGGACGGAGGTGGCGTGGGTCGCTCGACCAGTGCAGCAGCAACATCCCGTGCCGAAGCCGGCCGGTCGGCGGTATCGGTCGCTGTATCCGGCTCACGCCCGCCGCGGACGATCTCGGCAACGGTGATCGATTCCCGCTTCGAAAGCTGCTGAATAATCCAGTCGAGGCTGGCACCTTCGACAAACTGCATCACGTAGTAGGAGAAGCCCTGCTGTTCGCCAAAGCTGAAAATCGGAACGATGTGGCGATGGCGGAGATTGGCCGCAAAGCGGGCCTCGGTTTTGAAGCGACCGTACCAGCGGGGAACGTTGGACGTGTGCCAGGGGAGCAGCTTGACCGCGACACGACGGCCGACCGGTTCCTCGACCGCTTCGAAGACGACTCCCATTCCGCCGCGACCGACCTCACGAATGATCCGGCAATGTCCGAGACGATCGATTTCGAACGTGCCCGTCAGACGCGCCTTGAGGAACCCGACTTCCCGTTCCCCTTTCAGTCGCTCCATCGCCACCAGTGTCGGGAACAGGGCGCGGATCTCGCCGGCATAGTGAGGATGATCGACCGCATAGCTTTCGATGGAAGGGTTCCGGCCGTGCCGAACCTCGTCGACAAAACGGCTGGCCAGAACCTCGAGAGGCAGACGCGCCTGCAGCCCCTGGTCGTCGCCGGACACCGGGTAGCCGTCCGGTCGGAAACCGAATTGATCAGAGAGCTCACTCATGCCACAGGCCCGTTCCATGTTGTGGCGTGCAGTCGTGGGTGTGCCGGACGTGCCCCGCTCTCCTGCCGGCAGTCACCGCTTGTTCGCGTCACTATCGAGTGCCTCAAAGATTGTTCGCAGCCGCGTCAGGGCCCGCATGTAGCGGACGCTGGCCGCCTGCTCGGTCAGATTCAGCACCTGTGCGGTTTCGCTGTTGGTCAGTTCTTCGAAGTGCCGCAGGGCGAGAACTTCCCGATCGATGTTGCTCATGGTGGAGAGGGCCGCCTCGAGTTGCTGTGACAGTTCGGCCTTCAGCGCCGCCTGGCTGGGGGAGGTGAGGTGCCCGAGGAGAAACCCCGTGATGGAAAGGGAAGTGGACTCCGAACTCCATCCGGAACTGATCGAGAGTTCGCGGCGGGGATCCCGTTTCTGAGTGCCGAAGTGCCGTCGATGCACGTCGATCAGTGTCTGACTGACGATCAGTCGCAACCAGATGAATGGCATCCGGCCGCTCTCATACGTGAAGTGCTCCAGCCGCTGGCAGGCACTCAGGTACGCTTCCTGCAGGATGTCGTCGGCATCGAGCCGTCCCTGCAGCCGCCGATCGAGGCGAAAGTTGACCATCCGCCACAACCTGTGCCGATGCATCGAGAACAGTTCGCCGAGTGCTTCGGTATCTCCCTGCAGCATCCGCTCGGCCAGTGGGGCGTCGGCGGTTTCGTCACTGGGGTCCGGCATCACACCTGTCGATCATTGGATTCGCGAAGTCATTCCCCGCAGAGAACCCGGGATCTTCAATGATGGCAGGTGTGGCAACGGAAGGGAACGGAAATGCCTGTGGCGACCGTCGAATCGTCTCACGCAACGTACATCGAACTGAACGTCAGCCAGCGGAACACCAGCAGCGTACAGACCAGGCAGACCCACCACGTGGCGGTCTGGGCACGGCGATAATGCCGCAACGCCACCAGCAGCCCCACCCCGACACACGTGGCCACCGACTTGAAGATGATGAGCCCGACCGGGTCGTGAACGAAGTAGCTGGCCAGAGGGTTGAGTTCCTTCATCTGCCCCGCCTGCGAGGCCAGAATTGTCCAGACCAGGTCGAACAGCGAGAGCACGACAATCAAAATGACCGAGCGGCTGAGCATGCGAATTGCCAGTGGTGACGCATCCGTTTCCTGCCAGTTTTCGGCGATCGTGGGTCGGTAGGAGAGCAGGTGTCCGACCGACATTGCTCCGATGATCATGCCGAAGACTGACAACGGGTACGCGAACTGGTCGAGGCGCCGAACGGCGTTGATCGATGCCAGATTGTCCGAATGGACGTCTTCACGGTGGGCGACCCAGGTGGTGGCGTATTCCAGCAGGTCTGACGGTGGCTCGTAGTTCAGCAGCCATTCCGTCCACTCTTCCCGGTCGGCGGCCGGCGAGAGCACCTGCATCACCGCGTCGAGAGCCTTGACCCGATCGTCGGCGGCGAGCAGCTCGAAGAGCGGGTCGGCCCCGAGGATCTCCGGCGGCGCTCCGGGAAAGACCACGACGACATCGTCCGCCTCGAGGGACTGGAGGACCGTCCTGAGAGCTCGCGGATACTGCGATTGGCGCCTCCGGGAGTTGCCCTGATTGCCATCGTCCCATGCGTCTCCGTCACCGTCTCCGTCGTCGAAACCGACGTGACTGGCCGCGTCGATCGGGACCACCACCCCGTTAATCTGCAACTGCTGATCTTCGTACGAGACTTCGTAGGGGGGCGGCACGTATTCGCCGCTCACGAACAGGTGTCCGAACTCGACCGTCCGCTTCAGGGGACGCGCAGCCCCGCGGCGATCACCGCCCCAGCGACTGAACCGTTGCCACCGCTCTCCTTCGCCGCGTGCCCAACGGCCGGCACGCTCGGGAGGCTGGGCCAGGGCAGAACTGGAGGACCAGAGCAGAGCGATGGTGACAGCGCCGAGCCATCCACAGTAAGCCAGTCGAATACCAGGGGCTTTCACGGGCCCTCCCTCCCTCGTACACGAGCCAATCATTGAGACCTGCCCGAAGAGTGCCGACGCGGATGATCCGTCCAGAATTTCGGGCGTGAGAGCAGGAGGACGGATTCCGGCGCACGACCAGCCGACCACGATGTCCTGCAGCACCGCCCCGTAGTGGTCGATGTTGCTGCACCGTGACGCCCGTAAATGTGCGGGCAGCAGCTAGTCTCTGAACGCGAAGTCCTCAAAGGGATCTACAGAGAATTCGCCGATCGACGAGGCGGGCCGGCCGCCTCGCGACTGCCATTCAGGCCGGTTCAGTGCGATCGACTGCCGTAGCGGATCTGCACATGTGTTCCCTGCTCGATTCCGCAACCGGGGCAGGAGTACGTGACCGGATCCTGACGGATGACCCGCAGCCGGGCGCCGCAGTCAGGGCATTGAGCGTGAATGAACAGGCGGAACAGCAGCATGTCCACCAGTGAGAATCCCAGCGAGAGGGCCGCGAAAATGATCAGCGTTCGCACCGTGAACAGCTGGTCGAGATTTCCGACGTGCGAAATCGCCAGTCCCATTACCGAAACGATCAGCGCGAAGAACAGGGCCAGATGGACGACGAACCAGGAACGGGAGTGCTTGTGCGGTGTCATTCCGGATCGGCTTTCGTCTGAGATTCGAGAACCGGTGCGAGTGGCCCCTCGACGAAACGGCGGTGCAGCAGCGGAGGCTCACGCGAACGAGCGAAACTGAGGAAAACGTACGGAAGATTGGACGGCTGCGGGCGTTTCCATTCTTGAGCGCGGGGCCCGCCACTGCAAATGCGGTCCCCTGCGTCGAGATCCGGCCGTCAGCTCTGCCTGTTCGTCATGAACGGTGATGTGTCGCATGATGATTGGATTAAGCATCCGGTAAAAGGTTTCGATCGACGAATCGGCAGAGTACGATGCGACGATCATTTCCGGACGGACTGACCACTGAATCGATTCACTCGCGGTTTCACACAGGAGTTCGCCAATGTCACCCGCTGCCAGTCGACTGTTCGTTGCTCTTGCCCTGTTTGGTTGTCTTCAGTTCGCCACGTCGCAGGCGTTTGCTCAGGACTCGGACCAGCAGATTGTCAAATCGCTCTCCGGTCAGGAACTGCAGAACATCCTGCGGGCTGAAGGGTATTTCAACGTCGAAGTGGATGCCGACGGCGATCTCAACTTCAAAATCGAAGGCACGAAGGTGCAGATTTTCGTAGCCAACGACCAGGAGTCGATTCAGTTTCACTCCGCCTGGGCGGGGACGAACGCGACCCTCCGCAAAGTCAACGAGTGGAACAAGACCAAGAAGTACTCGAAGGCGTACCTCGATGACGATGGCGATCCTCACCTCGAACTCGACCTGGACCTGGCCGGCGGTGTGACGGTTGCCCGCATCAAGGATTTCGTCCTCACCTGCAAGCTGTCGCTGAACCTCTTCCAGCAGGAAGTCCTTTGAGCGGCGAGAGGTTGCAGCTCAGTCCTGCGTGAGCGTCTGCAGCAGCCGACGCAGCCGGGCCGGAAACGCCTGCAATCCGCATAACTGGTCACCATGCGACATCGCCGCACGCGAAAGTGTGCGGCGTTCGCATGCGCGGGCCGTGGTGGAGAGGGCATCCTCGAAGTCGTCGCCGTCCCGGCACAGGAAGCCGGTCCCGGGCACGATCTGCTCGCAGAAGCCGCCGCGCGCGTCCACGATCGGAATGCAGCCGGCCTGCATCGACTCGGCAACGACGCGGCCAAAGCTCTCGGTCAGCGTGGGATGATGGTAGAGCAGAACATCCCACGTCCAGAGGAACGACCGTGCCGCCCATGAAGGACAGTGGAAACGGACGCGTCCGCCGCACGCCTGACGGAGTGCCGGAACAAGCTGCGGCGGGCAGCCGACGAACTCCCACTCGATCTGCGGAAACCGACGGGACAGCCGCGTGTAGAACGGCACCAGTTCAGAGGGCCATTTGCGCTCGACTGGTGTGCAGAGCCGACCGACGACGAGATTCGTGCGGAGAGCCCGGTTCTCGACTCCTTCCGGGCGACGAGGTCTGGGAACCGGCTGGAGGAGCACCGGCACGGACTGCTCAGCGCCGGTGCCGGTCGGGCGACACTGCCGGGCGAGCCATTCTGAGCAGTAGACCGTCGCATCCGCCGCAGCTCGCCGTCCTGCAGAATGCTGATAGAGCAGCGTGAATGACGGTAGCGGACCACTCACGCGCTCGGGGGCGGTGTTGTGCAGGACCACCAGATCGGGATTCACGTCTGCGACGTCCCGGGCCGTCACATGTTGCCACTGGAGCAGAGGTACGTGGCCGAACGCGTGGCGGGTCTCGGAAGTGATCGACGAGAGGAAGGCGACCGTGTGACGGCAGTGCGGCATTGCCCGCGTGATCGTCCAGGCGCAGGCGGCCGTCCCGCCGCAGATCTGCCCCACGTTCGCCACCTGCATCAGATGCATCGGCCTGGCCGTTTCGCGTCTGAGACTGTTCGAGAGAGGCCGGACTCAGGCCGCCGGCTCAACTGGACGCGGCGTCAGGCGTCTTCGTTGACGGCGACCGGGACCTCGGGGACGTCGTCGAGCACCTGACGAACGCGCTCGCGGGCGTCTCTCCGATCGGGCTGTTCCTCTGCAACCGGTTTCTTTTCGGGTGCGGCCGGTGCGGACCAGTTGTGGGGGCGGAAGTCCCGCATCGGCCCGAGTGCCGCAGCCTGCCGCGCGGCGGTCGAGGTATACCGCCCGCGGGTCGACTCCCGCTCGGGATCTCCCACGCTCCGGCGGATGTCGTCCAGTACCTGTTCGACAGGACGGTACTCGAAGTGGTCATTCAGTCGGCTCGCCGGTGTGACCGAGATCAGTTCGAGGCCGGCGCGAGCGAGCGCCCTTCGCGAGAGCCGCAGATACTGCACGACGCGGAAGTAGTGCCAGTCGGTGTTGCTCGCGGCGTCCAGCGGCTTCACCTCGTCGAAGTGGTACTGCCGTGGCGGAGCGAGCAGCTGCATACGCTCGTCAGTCAGTCCGGCCTGCCGGCAGCGGGCAAAGAAGTCCCGCAGCAGTTCCCGGGGACGGTACTCGACACCATGTACCGATGCGAACCGCTGCTGGTCGCAGGAAGGCTCGATGAACATGTCGCAGCCGGCCAGATACAGCGTGCGGAATCCGAGCCGGCAGGCATCACCGACTGCCTGGATGAATGTATCCTGCCAGTCGGTGATGCCTGGTCCGGACAGGTAGTTGTGGAAGCCACGATCGGGAGACCGATCGAAGAACAACGTATTGGGGCATTCACAGACCTTGAATGTCGTTTCGGGGACCAGATCCATCGCGCGACGACGATGGACAAACTTCGTGATCCCGGCGTCGAGATAGATCGAACGATGGAACCGTGCCGTCGGATCGTAGCTCGTCCAGAAGGTGGGCCGCAGCAGGGACGAGCCCGCGAGGTTGATGCCGAACCGCGGCACGGGAGAGTGGGCGATCGCTTCGACGGGAAGCTGATCCAGCGACGGTCCGCCGCCGATGATCCAGCAGGCCGACCGGAACGGGCCGGAGTAGAGTCCCTCCAGTTCGACGTCCTGCTGCGTGCCGTCTGTTTCGAGTCGAAAGAACATCGCTTCGTCTCCGCGGGAGATGCCGGTCCTGGGGCGTCAAACGGAATCGGTTGGTCGCCGCGTCACGTCGATTCGATCGAGGACGACTCTGCGGAACTGGAAAGGGAAGCCCCGGACTGACTGCCGGTCGTATGACTCGTCGAATCACTCCCGCCGGTACTCTCCGATGAGACGTGACCGGACGAGGAAGCACCCGCGTTGCTCGTCGTCGCTCCGCTGAGCGTCCCGGAGTCCGAACCGGAAGCGGATGTCGAACCGCTCTGGAGGGAGTCAACGGAGGAGCTGCCCAACGAACCGCTGAGAGACGAAGAGGTCGCCGCCGAATCGGTCGCGCTACCAGAGTCCGATCCTCCCGACGTGCTGATCTGGGACTGTGAGAAGTTCGCCGCCGAGGTGACATCGGAGGTGATCTCCGAAGAGAGCAGGGAACTGTCGCCCGACGCGGAAAGGCTGCTGGCGGAACCGCTGAACGACGTGTCGGCCGCGGACGTCGTGCCCGGTCCCGACTCCGACTCGTCCGACGATGCGTCACTCTCGCCCGACGACTCTGACACGTCCGATGAAATTGAACTGGCGGAGGAGAGCGACGCCGGCGCGGACGTTGAACTGCTCCCCTCGGATGATCCGTCGCTACTGCCGCCGCCGTCCGAGGAGGTCAGTGAGACGTCGCCTCCGGCGGGGATGGCTCCCTCGGGACGTTCCCACCGCTCGTCGTGAGGCGGTTCGGGCCACAGCTCGCGTGGGTCGTCCGGACCCAGTTCCAGACGAAAGACCGGTTCGTGGTCGAAGCGGACACGGATTGCCTGAACACGCGCTGTGGTCAGTTCGCTGCCGTGGCGGTCCTCAAGACGGATTCTCCCCAACCAGGGGACAGGCAGTTCTGTCTGCGGCGTCGTCTCGAGCAGATACCGGCTCGTCGGCTGCGCGTAGGTGCGGAAGAACTCGCGGGAGAAAGCGAGTGCATCCTGCTGCGTGCGGATCCAGGGAATCCAGAGTCGCAGGCGACGGTCGCCGTGGGCGGCGCGGCTATCCGGCTCGAAGAAGTTCCCCCGCCAGCGGTAACTGCGGCGGGCGATCTGACCGGACGACTCGATGACATCGTAAACGTAATCACCCGTCAGCAGGAGACGGTTGAACAGGAACTCGCTGTCCCGGGTTTCGTGCAGTGACGTCAGGTTGTGACCTTCACGCAGCACGAGCAACTGATCCTCACGCGGACGCAGGAAGAAAAACTTTCCGGCAGCGTCGACGCCCCAGGACATCCCCCCGGCCCGGACGGCCAGATCCTTCAGCACCGAGCGGACCGACTCTTCGCCGCGCAACTTGAGGCTCACCAGCGGCGCGTGCCGCGGTGGAGTTTCGACCAGCAGCGGATCGTGCGTGATGTGCGTCTGTGCCGTCACGTACTGCTGCAGCAGCAACGTGACGAGGTCGTCGACCGCAGCGACCGAGTCGGCAGTTTCGTGCAGGCGGTCCGGGTCGTTGGGGAACAGGTCGGTCGCGGCATACCGGTGCGGCGGGACTCCGTCCGCATCCGTTCCAAACCCGCCAGGAAAGACCTGGCCGAGTTCGACG
This region includes:
- a CDS encoding transposase, with protein sequence MIIAIDLHHQPYYGKPQKGLFRGKAKQGTKKFWSIATACVVERGEKLTLAMAPVYNNRMEDTLDALWPQLQSKGIRIRRLLLDRGFYSADVIDWLQSRNVPFLMPMICRGKKPSKNSPGTGTAQFMAPGRRGFTTHTWKKRRSKLQVTVQVAIVPNPKTKQKTPLLYAYHGRLPNLTYCRELYRKRFGIETSYRESRHCRAWTTTRKENWRRFLQILSFILANAWALLTLGQQKKPWRERLTQQHFQQQLIELLDLPTTQVLTQEPSVAIT
- a CDS encoding YbjN domain-containing protein; protein product: MSPAASRLFVALALFGCLQFATSQAFAQDSDQQIVKSLSGQELQNILRAEGYFNVEVDADGDLNFKIEGTKVQIFVANDQESIQFHSAWAGTNATLRKVNEWNKTKKYSKAYLDDDGDPHLELDLDLAGGVTVARIKDFVLTCKLSLNLFQQEVL
- a CDS encoding serine/threonine protein kinase; amino-acid sequence: MSELSDQFGFRPDGYPVSGDDQGLQARLPLEVLASRFVDEVRHGRNPSIESYAVDHPHYAGEIRALFPTLVAMERLKGEREVGFLKARLTGTFEIDRLGHCRIIREVGRGGMGVVFEAVEEPVGRRVAVKLLPWHTSNVPRWYGRFKTEARFAANLRHRHIVPIFSFGEQQGFSYYVMQFVEGASLDWIIQQLSKRESITVAEIVRGGREPDTATDTADRPASARDVAAALVERPTPPPSGELPSGTLRRDSWSTFAKLAVQAAHALRYAHGQGTLHNDIKPGNLLVDGRGHLWMTDFGLAHSLDADSLSSDGRINGTLRYMAPERFEGRGDERSDVYSLGITLYELCTRTPVFAAEKRSDVIDRIVRGDLPPPRSIERTVPKSLETIILNAVASNPDDRYPSAGPLASDLLRFLNGETVTRLRISKRRTRLRWPRLGR
- a CDS encoding glycosyltransferase family 4 protein translates to MHLMQVANVGQICGGTAACAWTITRAMPHCRHTVAFLSSITSETRHAFGHVPLLQWQHVTARDVADVNPDLVVLHNTAPERVSGPLPSFTLLYQHSAGRRAAADATVYCSEWLARQCRPTGTGAEQSVPVLLQPVPRPRRPEGVENRALRTNLVVGRLCTPVERKWPSELVPFYTRLSRRFPQIEWEFVGCPPQLVPALRQACGGRVRFHCPSWAARSFLWTWDVLLYHHPTLTESFGRVVAESMQAGCIPIVDARGGFCEQIVPGTGFLCRDGDDFEDALSTTARACERRTLSRAAMSHGDQLCGLQAFPARLRRLLQTLTQD
- a CDS encoding DUF5658 family protein, whose protein sequence is MKAPGIRLAYCGWLGAVTIALLWSSSSALAQPPERAGRWARGEGERWQRFSRWGGDRRGAARPLKRTVEFGHLFVSGEYVPPPYEVSYEDQQLQINGVVVPIDAASHVGFDDGDGDGDAWDDGNQGNSRRRQSQYPRALRTVLQSLEADDVVVVFPGAPPEILGADPLFELLAADDRVKALDAVMQVLSPAADREEWTEWLLNYEPPSDLLEYATTWVAHREDVHSDNLASINAVRRLDQFAYPLSVFGMIIGAMSVGHLLSYRPTIAENWQETDASPLAIRMLSRSVILIVVLSLFDLVWTILASQAGQMKELNPLASYFVHDPVGLIIFKSVATCVGVGLLVALRHYRRAQTATWWVCLVCTLLVFRWLTFSSMYVA
- a CDS encoding sigma-70 family RNA polymerase sigma factor → MPDPSDETADAPLAERMLQGDTEALGELFSMHRHRLWRMVNFRLDRRLQGRLDADDILQEAYLSACQRLEHFTYESGRMPFIWLRLIVSQTLIDVHRRHFGTQKRDPRRELSISSGWSSESTSLSITGFLLGHLTSPSQAALKAELSQQLEAALSTMSNIDREVLALRHFEELTNSETAQVLNLTEQAASVRYMRALTRLRTIFEALDSDANKR
- a CDS encoding TFIIB-type zinc ribbon-containing protein, whose amino-acid sequence is MTPHKHSRSWFVVHLALFFALIVSVMGLAISHVGNLDQLFTVRTLIIFAALSLGFSLVDMLLFRLFIHAQCPDCGARLRVIRQDPVTYSCPGCGIEQGTHVQIRYGSRSH